A window of the Butyricimonas faecalis genome harbors these coding sequences:
- a CDS encoding IS982 family transposase — MSKKLHISLIFSNLATIKTLSSNHRMYNLYTKFVKILEICKQFSENLVNESGNVPRRGPVPKFSDLEVVALSLTAETESIDSEKWLFDYKLQEYKDCIPNLISRRQFNDRRKKTAGLCEELRKRVAMEMDGGEEQFFVDSKPIEVCRVARGKRCKMGRTGDFSQAPDFGFCASQNTYYFGYKLHALCWLCGVIHSYDLSKASAADLHYMKDVKHAYHDCSIYGDKGYIGADVQLDLFETAHIRLECPYRLNQKDWKPTFIPFAKARKRIETIFSQLTDQFLAIRNYAKITNGLFARIIGKISALTILQYVNFINNKPIGRIKYALN, encoded by the coding sequence ATGAGTAAAAAGTTGCACATATCGTTGATTTTTAGTAACTTAGCAACAATCAAAACATTAAGTTCAAACCATCGTATGTACAACCTTTATACAAAATTCGTCAAAATACTTGAGATATGCAAGCAATTCTCTGAAAATCTCGTCAATGAATCGGGTAATGTTCCACGCCGTGGTCCTGTTCCTAAGTTTTCTGACTTGGAAGTAGTGGCACTGTCCCTGACAGCAGAGACAGAGAGCATTGATAGTGAGAAGTGGTTGTTCGACTATAAATTGCAAGAGTACAAGGACTGCATTCCCAATCTCATATCAAGGAGACAGTTCAATGACCGCAGGAAGAAAACTGCAGGCTTGTGTGAGGAACTGCGCAAAAGGGTTGCCATGGAAATGGATGGTGGAGAGGAACAATTCTTTGTTGACTCCAAGCCAATAGAGGTCTGTAGGGTTGCAAGAGGGAAACGATGCAAGATGGGACGTACCGGTGATTTCTCGCAAGCTCCAGACTTCGGTTTCTGCGCTTCGCAGAACACGTATTATTTTGGTTATAAGTTACACGCTCTCTGTTGGTTATGTGGAGTTATCCATTCCTATGATCTCTCAAAGGCAAGTGCGGCTGATCTCCATTATATGAAGGATGTGAAACATGCTTATCACGACTGTAGCATCTATGGCGACAAAGGGTATATTGGAGCTGATGTACAGCTTGACTTGTTCGAAACCGCACACATAAGACTGGAGTGTCCGTATCGGCTCAACCAGAAGGACTGGAAGCCGACATTCATTCCGTTTGCAAAGGCAAGAAAGAGGATTGAGACAATATTCTCACAACTTACAGACCAGTTCTTGGCCATCAGAAACTATGCGAAAATAACGAATGGTTTGTTTGCCAGAATCATCGGCAAAATTAGTGCACTTACCATTCTGCAATACGTAAACTTCATCAACAACAAGCCCATTGGCAGAATTAAGTATGCACTAAATTAA
- a CDS encoding ABC transporter substrate-binding protein: protein MKQVVIKLIAPLLCLIGLWSCSDDEPSLSPDNKQWTEKVVAVVLPMEKGLDVHWKRTLGMFTTNFERAFKNHEAGIRLKFEYYDEAKTDVRELARSLAFNDEVYAVIGGLYSSNAAILAAELTIVGKTFFTLATAEQLVRAYASTGYLWAMTETDITQCEVLLSKVINYEGKSVALLVKENDGYGQTFIDWFAFQARELGLENMGCYAYTSDNIADVSRQAMQSGAEYVICIPSEIEEMKPMLEAHKAQSLNGRSVPRMLFSDTAYGADVLKIHGDAAEGIEGVAFGADPESGFDVSYRTFFNATPTLGESQLYDAAMLIGYAAWYQQFRPELSLQKSLRAVVSGEGLNMGSWTGEDMGLVVDALAAGKSPYVRGASGHLRFDAKVFTNVLATTYYNFKVYNGQYIILDYNTSDGGNRTMRHLPVGTGKPPGCRISTIQENSITLHIPATGHSLSLPPRNGPITAIRQMCSLSISSSDKPDIPTTVSFSLSRMT, encoded by the coding sequence ATGAAACAAGTGGTTATTAAACTTATTGCACCGCTCCTCTGCCTGATTGGTCTGTGGAGCTGTTCGGACGATGAGCCTTCCCTGTCTCCTGACAACAAGCAGTGGACAGAGAAGGTTGTTGCCGTGGTGCTTCCCATGGAGAAAGGGCTTGATGTGCATTGGAAAAGGACATTGGGAATGTTTACAACCAACTTTGAGCGTGCATTCAAGAACCACGAAGCGGGTATAAGGTTAAAGTTTGAATACTACGATGAGGCAAAGACCGATGTGCGGGAACTTGCCCGGTCGCTGGCATTCAACGACGAGGTGTATGCCGTAATCGGCGGGCTGTATTCTTCCAATGCGGCAATCCTCGCGGCGGAACTGACTATTGTGGGCAAAACATTCTTCACTCTCGCCACCGCCGAACAACTGGTTCGTGCATACGCATCGACAGGCTATCTTTGGGCGATGACCGAGACCGACATTACGCAATGTGAGGTGCTTCTCTCCAAGGTGATTAACTATGAGGGTAAAAGTGTGGCACTTTTGGTCAAGGAGAACGACGGTTACGGACAAACGTTCATTGACTGGTTCGCATTTCAAGCACGCGAACTGGGCTTGGAAAACATGGGATGCTATGCTTACACCTCTGACAATATAGCTGATGTGTCTCGCCAAGCCATGCAGTCAGGTGCAGAGTATGTGATATGTATCCCCTCTGAAATAGAAGAGATGAAGCCGATGCTTGAAGCGCATAAAGCACAAAGTCTGAACGGGCGCAGTGTACCGCGGATGTTGTTTTCGGATACCGCCTACGGTGCGGATGTACTCAAGATTCACGGTGATGCCGCCGAAGGCATAGAGGGAGTCGCATTTGGTGCCGACCCTGAGTCGGGGTTTGACGTAAGTTACAGGACCTTTTTCAATGCTACGCCTACTCTTGGAGAATCTCAGCTCTACGATGCCGCTATGCTCATCGGCTATGCCGCATGGTACCAGCAGTTCAGACCGGAGTTGTCGTTACAGAAATCATTAAGGGCCGTTGTTTCGGGTGAAGGCTTGAACATGGGCAGCTGGACAGGTGAGGATATGGGGCTTGTGGTGGATGCGCTCGCTGCCGGAAAGTCGCCCTATGTCCGTGGAGCGTCAGGACATTTAAGGTTCGATGCCAAGGTGTTTACCAATGTACTTGCCACCACTTACTATAATTTCAAGGTTTACAACGGACAGTACATCATCCTTGACTATAACACCAGCGACGGGGGGAACCGCACGATGCGACACTTGCCGGTTGGAACTGGAAAGCCTCCCGGATGCAGGATTTCGACAATTCAGGAGAATTCAATTACCCTGCACATACCGGCAACTGGGCACTCCTTGTCGCTTCCTCCAAGGAATGGACCAATTACCGCCATCAGGCAGATGTGCTCGCTATCTATCAGCAGCTCAGACAAGCCGGATATACCGACGACCGTATCATTCTCATTGTCGAGGATGACATAG
- a CDS encoding zinc ribbon domain-containing protein, which yields MVKKFLTIMFASVMAMLAFTAYSNDDEPQGPFGEKMLENIDKIIVDQADAGNLYQKKDDAARFILVADSKEAAHGVCEKFILDQWDGKQRTVKLPDNCGRISLTPGSDESIFYTVSFNALKNFKEPDMTVVIVPEEYMDGDNLAIDQYFPARWTEKCPNCGHKWKTFASGPYTCSECGHKFD from the coding sequence ATGGTAAAGAAATTTTTAACAATCATGTTTGCTTCAGTGATGGCAATGCTCGCTTTCACTGCTTACAGCAACGACGATGAGCCACAAGGACCGTTTGGAGAAAAAATGTTGGAGAATATCGACAAGATAATAGTCGACCAAGCTGATGCCGGAAATCTCTATCAGAAAAAGGATGATGCTGCCCGGTTTATATTGGTAGCAGACTCAAAGGAGGCTGCCCATGGAGTGTGTGAGAAGTTCATTCTCGATCAGTGGGACGGAAAGCAACGCACTGTCAAACTCCCTGACAACTGCGGCAGAATCTCACTCACACCCGGTTCGGACGAAAGTATCTTTTACACCGTTTCGTTCAATGCTCTCAAGAATTTCAAAGAACCGGACATGACAGTCGTAATCGTTCCGGAGGAATACATGGACGGGGATAATCTTGCTATAGACCAATACTTCCCGGCAAGATGGACTGAAAAATGTCCCAATTGTGGTCATAAGTGGAAAACATTTGCATCCGGACCATATACATGCTCCGAATGTGGTCATAAGTTTGATTAG
- a CDS encoding ATP-binding protein, translating into MMEIKRDRYLQQLIESRQDGFIKVVTGIRRCGKSYLLNVLFYHYLLENGIADDHIIRIDLEDRMNKDLRNPDMMLHYVHDRIKDKELYYIIIDEVQLMDEFVDVLNSFRHIENADTYVTGSNSHFLSSDIPTEFRGRGETIHVNPLSFSEFYLAKGGDKQDAWREYFTYGGLPLVQSFETEQKKINYLKNLFETVYLADIIERHKIKNENEMRELLLIMASSIGAPCNPTKLSNTFKSLKNVKIGSQTISKYLNYLSESFLLNRAVRYDVKGKKYINTLSKYYFTDIGLRNAILDMRQQEETHIMENIIYNELIVRGYSVDVGMVEIKKPDKDGKWTRIHLEVDFIATLGSKKYYIQSALSIPDREKEIQESRSLTNINDSFKKIIVVKDHIMPRRNEEGILTVGLFDFLLKEDSLDI; encoded by the coding sequence ATGATGGAAATAAAAAGAGACAGATATCTTCAGCAACTGATAGAAAGCCGTCAAGATGGTTTTATCAAGGTAGTGACAGGAATCCGCAGATGCGGCAAGTCATACCTGCTGAATGTTTTATTCTACCACTATTTGTTGGAAAATGGAATTGCAGATGATCACATTATCCGGATTGACCTTGAAGATCGGATGAACAAGGATTTAAGGAATCCGGATATGATGCTTCACTATGTTCACGACAGAATCAAGGACAAGGAACTTTACTATATCATTATTGATGAGGTACAGCTGATGGATGAATTTGTCGATGTATTGAACAGTTTCCGCCATATCGAAAATGCCGATACGTATGTAACAGGAAGCAATTCCCATTTCCTGTCATCCGATATTCCAACGGAGTTTAGAGGCCGGGGAGAGACGATTCATGTAAATCCTCTGTCTTTTTCTGAATTTTATTTGGCTAAAGGTGGAGACAAACAAGATGCGTGGCGCGAATACTTCACCTACGGTGGTTTACCTCTTGTCCAGTCATTTGAAACCGAACAAAAGAAGATAAACTATCTGAAAAATCTATTTGAGACTGTTTATTTGGCAGATATTATCGAGAGGCACAAAATCAAGAATGAGAATGAAATGCGTGAATTACTTCTCATTATGGCATCATCTATAGGTGCTCCATGCAACCCTACAAAATTGTCGAATACTTTCAAAAGTTTGAAAAATGTGAAAATTGGCAGTCAAACTATTTCCAAATATCTGAACTACTTGTCAGAATCGTTCCTCTTGAATAGGGCTGTACGTTACGACGTTAAAGGAAAGAAGTACATCAATACGCTTTCCAAGTATTATTTTACGGACATTGGCTTAAGAAATGCCATTCTTGATATGCGCCAACAAGAGGAAACGCATATCATGGAAAACATCATTTACAATGAATTGATTGTCCGTGGTTATAGTGTCGATGTTGGAATGGTGGAGATAAAGAAGCCGGATAAGGACGGGAAGTGGACTCGCATCCACCTTGAAGTGGATTTTATAGCGACTCTTGGCAGCAAGAAGTACTATATACAGTCGGCATTGTCTATACCGGATAGAGAGAAAGAAATACAGGAATCCCGTTCGTTGACGAATATCAATGATTCATTCAAGAAAATCATTGTTGTCAAAGATCACATTATGCCTCGCCGAAATGAGGAAGGGATTCTCACAGTCGGGTTATTTGATTTCTTACTCAAAGAAGATAGTTTAGATATATAA
- a CDS encoding C13 family peptidase, which produces MLAIYQQLRQAGYTDDRIILIVEDDIADNISNPNKGVIQVTIGGNNVYENVEIDYRMSSLNTKDILAILSGEKSEKLPTVIESTENDNLFVFWSGHGVPGAMCWDEEAYAMTGDKLSSVFEDMNRKRRYRKLLMMVEACFSGGVMKQCEGIPGMLFVTAANGDETSKADVFNSEMKVWMSNRFTSTFIEQITDNKEVAMRDLYYRLFINTVGSHVMVYNAENYGNLYSANMSEFINSIVR; this is translated from the coding sequence GTGCTCGCTATCTATCAGCAGCTCAGACAAGCCGGATATACCGACGACCGTATCATTCTCATTGTCGAGGATGACATAGCCGATAATATATCAAATCCCAACAAGGGAGTCATACAGGTGACTATCGGGGGAAACAATGTATACGAAAATGTAGAGATTGATTATCGTATGTCATCGTTGAATACAAAAGATATACTTGCCATTCTCAGTGGCGAAAAAAGCGAAAAACTGCCCACGGTAATCGAATCTACTGAGAACGACAACCTGTTCGTTTTCTGGAGCGGACACGGTGTGCCGGGGGCCATGTGTTGGGATGAGGAAGCTTACGCCATGACAGGCGATAAACTGTCTTCTGTTTTTGAGGATATGAACCGCAAAAGGCGTTACCGTAAACTTCTCATGATGGTGGAGGCTTGTTTTTCGGGCGGTGTGATGAAGCAGTGCGAGGGCATCCCCGGGATGCTGTTCGTCACTGCGGCCAACGGCGACGAAACATCCAAGGCTGATGTCTTCAATTCAGAGATGAAAGTGTGGATGAGCAACCGTTTCACCTCCACCTTTATCGAACAAATAACCGATAACAAGGAGGTGGCTATGCGCGACCTCTATTACCGGCTGTTCATCAATACTGTCGGAAGCCATGTTATGGTGTATAATGCTGAAAACTATGGCAATCTTTATTCAGCCAATATGTCAGAATTTATAAATTCAATAGTTCGTTAA
- a CDS encoding DUF4122 family protein, which produces METTLIYFSVKAMSATYILYKVWMFIFSPKVYKFWDNQLRYMRMARIRLWKSRKKRMVEKARKARYRARLDKAEAWIAQAENDILKVGHEKKTETQPNPMDEYNEVIGKTKIVYLEDPEVARKTPTRSEPMKKEPIEEDKDINTDDVIDDFTPKKGLTESEKRELMSNDGCVPDPDFSRALTFEELNNVADVLISGTDDRKKIRNAAETLYQLQDTDLFSFFSTELSTQSQLEKLLKENMPNGKETSKQSLEQIGIDWNKYM; this is translated from the coding sequence ATGGAAACAACATTAATTTATTTTTCAGTAAAAGCCATGTCGGCAACCTATATATTATATAAGGTATGGATGTTTATATTCAGTCCGAAAGTTTATAAATTCTGGGACAATCAGCTTCGTTATATGCGTATGGCACGTATCCGGTTATGGAAATCACGTAAAAAACGAATGGTGGAAAAAGCAAGGAAAGCCCGGTATAGGGCAAGACTGGACAAGGCTGAAGCATGGATCGCACAAGCGGAGAACGATATCCTAAAAGTCGGGCATGAAAAGAAAACCGAAACGCAGCCGAATCCCATGGACGAGTACAATGAAGTAATCGGCAAGACGAAGATAGTCTATCTTGAAGACCCGGAAGTGGCGAGAAAAACTCCCACACGTTCTGAACCTATGAAAAAGGAACCCATAGAGGAGGATAAGGATATAAATACGGATGACGTGATTGATGACTTTACTCCCAAAAAAGGACTGACTGAATCAGAAAAACGGGAACTCATGTCAAATGACGGGTGCGTTCCTGACCCGGATTTTTCAAGGGCATTGACTTTTGAAGAACTGAACAATGTCGCTGATGTGCTTATTTCGGGAACGGATGACAGAAAGAAAATCCGAAATGCTGCCGAAACCCTGTACCAACTTCAGGATACAGACCTGTTCAGTTTTTTTTCAACCGAACTGAGTACTCAAAGCCAATTGGAAAAACTGCTCAAAGAAAATATGCCAAATGGAAAAGAGACATCAAAACAGTCTTTGGAACAGATTGGAATTGATTGGAATAAATACATGTAA
- a CDS encoding DUF3408 domain-containing protein, which produces MAKNIVKVNEEEIRGYMVGNIPDAIEKEDVIVVEVPAEETDKRPDKEKETASENPEPHPKRKSESGFRQKYLVNTPMPGRIQVYLNRKLYDEIKNYLNVIAPEVSIASYISNIIAEHIELNIEEITRMYKDRFSPPKIQ; this is translated from the coding sequence ATGGCAAAGAATATAGTAAAAGTAAATGAAGAGGAAATCAGGGGGTATATGGTCGGTAACATTCCTGATGCCATTGAGAAAGAGGATGTCATCGTGGTAGAAGTTCCAGCAGAGGAAACCGATAAAAGGCCGGATAAGGAAAAGGAAACAGCCTCGGAAAATCCCGAACCTCACCCAAAGCGTAAAAGTGAAAGCGGTTTCCGTCAGAAGTATCTGGTGAATACCCCCATGCCCGGACGTATCCAGGTGTACCTGAACCGCAAGCTGTACGACGAGATAAAGAATTATCTCAATGTGATAGCTCCCGAAGTAAGTATCGCGAGCTATATCAGTAACATCATAGCCGAGCATATAGAACTCAACATCGAGGAAATCACCCGAATGTATAAAGACCGTTTTTCACCCCCTAAAATTCAATAG
- a CDS encoding IS982-like element ISPrsp2 family transposase yields MFKKLCILLIFSKLKVTKLLIDKYRMHNLYAIFAKLLNICKQIAGNLVNESGNVPRRGVVPKFSDLEVVALNMASEAVGIDSESLLFAKLQEYRVEIPNLISRRQYNDRRKITSSLCNAIRERMVSKMDGGEDYFCIDSKPIEVCRIARSKRCSMGKKDFRKAPGVGYCASQSMYYYGYKLHAVCWLSGIIHSFDLTKASVHDIHYLKDVKVDYSNCTVIGDRGYISAQVQLDLFETANIRLEVPYRCNQKEWKPTFPAFAKARKRIETLFSQLCDQFMIIRNYAKDTDGLFARIIGKISALTILQYINYKNEKPIGRVKYALF; encoded by the coding sequence ATGTTTAAAAAGTTGTGCATATTGTTGATATTTAGTAAATTAAAGGTGACTAAACTTTTAATAGACAAATATCGTATGCACAACTTATATGCAATATTCGCAAAATTACTGAACATATGCAAGCAAATTGCCGGCAATTTAGTCAATGAATCCGGGAATGTACCAAGACGAGGAGTCGTCCCTAAATTCTCAGACCTTGAAGTAGTGGCTTTGAACATGGCATCAGAGGCTGTTGGTATTGACAGTGAGTCGCTGTTGTTTGCAAAGCTACAGGAATATAGGGTTGAAATACCCAACCTTATTTCCCGCCGACAATACAATGACAGGCGTAAAATAACTTCCTCCCTATGTAATGCAATCCGAGAAAGAATGGTTTCTAAAATGGATGGTGGTGAAGACTATTTCTGTATTGATTCGAAACCGATAGAAGTATGTCGTATTGCCCGTTCCAAACGTTGCAGTATGGGAAAGAAGGATTTTAGAAAAGCACCTGGGGTAGGATACTGCGCATCACAAAGCATGTATTATTATGGGTATAAACTCCATGCAGTCTGCTGGTTAAGTGGTATCATCCATTCCTTTGACCTCACTAAGGCAAGTGTGCATGACATTCATTACCTGAAGGATGTGAAAGTGGATTATAGTAATTGTACAGTCATAGGGGACAGAGGATATATAAGTGCCCAAGTGCAATTGGATTTGTTTGAAACTGCCAATATCAGATTGGAGGTACCATACAGATGTAATCAAAAAGAATGGAAGCCAACATTCCCAGCTTTTGCCAAAGCGAGAAAAAGAATTGAAACCCTATTCTCGCAATTGTGTGACCAGTTTATGATTATAAGGAATTATGCGAAAGATACAGATGGATTGTTTGCCCGGATTATTGGGAAGATTAGCGCACTTACAATCCTTCAATATATTAACTACAAAAATGAAAAGCCTATTGGCAGAGTTAAATATGCGCTATTTTAA
- a CDS encoding BMP family ABC transporter substrate-binding protein has protein sequence MHNTFRAILAMTTFLVTGALSSCNHTDELEPESPAPQIVFLFSPGGLGDMSYNDRILEGVQRFKMENGDIDIYIYSPESLQEAEKIFADWLERPQSSIPVLFVLGSSDYEPMAELYLAEHDLTPNKSILLFESRKQYKDENIHTFQISMFGASYLAGVCARKCSEMTPLVLLANNTDSPINIAKDGFIAGYGSDCDVEYLADDWTGYVSASLAYRKMSDWAVDYDFIFPVAGGSNAGIYRYSREFEVSPYLAGMDIDQSSLSNRITGSVIKHIDQLIYRYLTEWVVTGDMPENQLYGLESGYADWLVAPRYVNDFSSLVNGMRPQAMIFEKEYYETSGY, from the coding sequence ATGCACAATACTTTCCGCGCTATCTTGGCAATGACAACGTTCCTGGTAACAGGAGCGTTGTCATCCTGTAATCATACCGATGAGTTGGAGCCGGAATCTCCGGCACCACAGATTGTTTTTCTCTTCTCTCCGGGGGGATTGGGTGACATGAGCTATAATGACCGTATACTTGAGGGTGTTCAGAGATTCAAGATGGAAAACGGAGATATAGACATCTATATCTACTCCCCGGAATCCCTGCAAGAGGCTGAGAAAATTTTTGCGGACTGGCTTGAACGTCCCCAAAGCAGCATACCCGTGCTTTTTGTATTAGGTAGCAGTGATTATGAGCCAATGGCGGAACTTTATCTGGCAGAACACGACTTGACACCCAACAAAAGTATTCTGCTTTTTGAAAGCCGGAAACAGTATAAGGACGAGAACATCCATACCTTCCAGATTTCGATGTTCGGGGCTTCATACCTTGCAGGAGTATGTGCAAGAAAATGTTCTGAGATGACACCTCTGGTGCTGCTTGCCAATAATACCGACAGCCCCATCAACATAGCCAAGGACGGTTTTATTGCAGGCTATGGCAGCGACTGCGATGTGGAGTATCTGGCGGATGATTGGACGGGATATGTGTCGGCTTCGCTCGCTTACCGGAAAATGAGCGATTGGGCGGTTGATTACGACTTCATCTTTCCGGTGGCAGGTGGCTCCAACGCCGGTATATACCGCTACTCCCGTGAATTTGAGGTCTCACCGTACCTTGCAGGTATGGACATCGATCAGTCAAGCCTCTCCAACCGGATTACGGGTTCGGTCATTAAGCATATTGACCAATTGATTTACAGGTATCTGACGGAATGGGTCGTCACAGGGGATATGCCGGAGAACCAACTTTACGGTCTTGAAAGCGGGTATGCCGACTGGCTGGTCGCACCCCGATACGTGAATGATTTCAGCAGCTTAGTCAATGGAATGCGCCCTCAGGCTATGATTTTTGAGAAAGAGTATTATGAAACAAGTGGTTATTAA
- a CDS encoding TIGR02391 family protein, producing the protein MELRYCLNQGILERISKILGDTSNGLTGSEISYFLQQCNIKDVTPEITKWKRLYSALASVQNFDKCSNKILRFIQIVLNPARFTDNQIFETKRKAINECLSYVGYELQSNGRFRVVTTAKTISEAQQRANDLLVNLQMRNAHQEIFKYCTTELVDKNYFHAVFEACKGLFARIRQLSLINTDGIRLVEYVFNHPILVINSYKSKQEKDEQKGFEAILEGLCNMFRNPEAHQPKIEWPVSEQDALEILSLISYCHRRLDNAKRVE; encoded by the coding sequence ATGGAACTAAGATATTGCTTAAACCAAGGTATATTGGAACGTATTTCAAAAATACTAGGAGATACATCGAATGGACTTACTGGATCTGAAATATCTTATTTCCTTCAGCAGTGTAATATTAAAGATGTGACTCCTGAAATAACGAAATGGAAAAGGCTTTACAGTGCACTTGCATCCGTTCAGAACTTTGATAAATGTTCAAACAAAATATTGAGATTCATCCAAATTGTATTGAACCCTGCGCGTTTTACAGATAATCAAATTTTTGAGACAAAAAGAAAGGCGATTAATGAATGCCTATCTTATGTAGGTTATGAATTACAATCAAACGGCCGTTTTAGGGTCGTTACTACTGCAAAAACTATTAGTGAAGCCCAACAACGTGCAAATGACCTTTTAGTAAATCTTCAGATGAGGAATGCACATCAAGAAATATTCAAATATTGCACAACAGAACTAGTTGATAAGAACTACTTTCATGCTGTATTTGAAGCTTGCAAAGGGTTATTTGCAAGAATACGGCAACTGTCATTAATTAATACTGATGGAATACGGTTAGTGGAATATGTGTTTAATCATCCTATATTGGTAATCAATTCGTATAAATCCAAACAGGAAAAAGATGAACAGAAAGGTTTCGAGGCAATCTTAGAAGGTTTGTGCAATATGTTTAGGAATCCAGAAGCTCATCAACCAAAAATTGAGTGGCCAGTGAGTGAACAAGATGCTTTAGAAATTTTGTCTTTGATTTCTTACTGTCATAGGAGATTAGATAATGCCAAAAGAGTTGAATAA
- a CDS encoding RNA-directed DNA polymerase produces MKTILELSHIKARQYFLESQNYCNMQFPKYIDFKPVIEYVQNSVGNKELRDILKDPKRMPSDYENVNHKMLVKKDAQYSYRPIQLINPYLYYLLVKAMTNKSSWKEIKDRFAELKVPNIEVASIPKVKGDTDKSHMSASVSSWWENVEQRSLELALSYRYMFVTDITNCYCAIYTHTIAWALMGKEQAKEKRNKSGLLGNIIDNYMQGMQYGQTNGIPQGSTLSDFIAEIVLAYADKLLSERLNTNGISNYHIVRYRDDYRIFCNSKEDTERIAFFLQEVLAELNFQLNGKKTYLTEDVISDSIKPDKKAYISEGPIYRKTQKRIYSTMSNLQQEALFIYQFSKKHPNSGTLIKLLTTFAQRLNKKIAICGDYLVMISIFTEIALYSPKTYKVILSIISKLLSKIPSTDERERIVNNVYAKFQRFPNIGEIQIWIQRIAFNLPHPVTYTENICKIVNGETGVNLWNNDWVDEPYKVGCSKSRKNPARFLTK; encoded by the coding sequence ATGAAGACCATTCTTGAACTTTCGCATATAAAAGCAAGACAGTATTTCTTGGAATCGCAAAACTATTGTAATATGCAGTTTCCCAAATACATAGATTTTAAGCCCGTGATAGAATATGTCCAAAATTCTGTCGGAAATAAAGAATTGAGAGACATTCTAAAAGATCCTAAGAGAATGCCTTCTGATTATGAAAACGTAAATCATAAGATGTTAGTCAAGAAGGATGCACAGTATTCATATAGGCCTATTCAGTTAATTAATCCATACCTTTATTATCTGCTTGTCAAGGCTATGACAAATAAGAGTAGTTGGAAGGAGATAAAAGATCGCTTTGCTGAGCTGAAAGTACCAAACATAGAAGTTGCGAGTATTCCTAAAGTTAAAGGAGACACAGACAAATCACATATGTCAGCATCAGTAAGTTCTTGGTGGGAAAATGTTGAACAAAGAAGCCTTGAGTTAGCTTTGTCTTATAGATATATGTTTGTTACCGATATTACGAATTGTTACTGTGCTATATATACTCATACCATTGCGTGGGCATTGATGGGAAAAGAACAAGCTAAAGAAAAACGCAATAAGTCAGGACTATTGGGAAATATTATTGACAACTATATGCAAGGTATGCAATATGGTCAAACAAATGGTATACCTCAGGGAAGTACGTTATCTGACTTTATTGCAGAAATAGTACTTGCGTATGCAGATAAGCTACTTAGCGAAAGACTAAATACAAATGGAATATCTAACTATCATATAGTAAGATACCGAGATGACTATCGTATTTTTTGCAATTCAAAAGAGGATACAGAACGAATAGCATTCTTTCTTCAAGAAGTTCTTGCAGAACTCAATTTTCAATTGAATGGGAAAAAGACATATCTGACAGAAGATGTCATCAGTGATTCTATAAAACCTGATAAGAAAGCATATATTTCAGAAGGTCCAATTTATAGGAAAACGCAGAAAAGGATATACTCTACAATGTCCAATCTTCAGCAGGAGGCTCTTTTTATATACCAATTTTCCAAAAAACATCCAAACAGCGGTACACTAATAAAACTTTTAACAACTTTTGCCCAAAGATTGAACAAAAAAATTGCGATTTGTGGCGATTACCTTGTGATGATATCAATTTTCACAGAAATAGCACTATATAGTCCGAAAACGTACAAGGTAATTCTTTCTATCATCAGTAAACTCCTTAGTAAAATTCCTTCGACAGATGAAAGAGAGCGAATTGTTAATAATGTTTATGCGAAGTTTCAGAGGTTTCCGAATATTGGCGAAATTCAAATATGGATTCAACGTATAGCATTTAATTTGCCTCACCCTGTTACATATACTGAAAATATATGTAAAATCGTAAATGGTGAGACTGGCGTTAATTTATGGAATAATGATTGGGTAGATGAACCCTATAAGGTAGGGTGTTCAAAATCCAGAAAAAATCCCGCACGATTTTTGACCAAATAA